The following are from one region of the Melospiza melodia melodia isolate bMelMel2 chromosome 14, bMelMel2.pri, whole genome shotgun sequence genome:
- the SFXN1 gene encoding sideroflexin-1 has product MAPSISLNINIKEPRWDQSTFAGRAKHFFTVTDPRNILLSNATLEKARKIVHDYRQGIVAPGLTEDELWRAKYIYDSAFHPDTGEKMFVIGRMSAQVPMNMTITGCMMTFYRTTPAVLFWQWINQSFNAIVNYTNRSGDAPITVGQLGTAYVSATTAAVATALGLNSLAKRVSPLVGRFVPFAAVAAANCINIPLMRQREIKFGIPVTDENGKRVGESSKAAQQAIAQVVISRILMAAPGMAIPPFIMNTLEKKAFLKKFPWMNAPVQVGIVGFCLVFATPLCCALFPQKSSMSVSRLEPDLRAKIRASYPGLERVYFNKGL; this is encoded by the exons ATGGCACCATCTATCTCATTAAATATTAATATCAAGGAGCCCCGATGGGATCAAAGCACTTTTGCTGGACGAGCCAAGCACTTCTTCACTGTCACAGACCCCAGGAATATTTTGTTATCCAATGCCACACTGGAAAAGGCAAGAAAAATTGTGCATGATTACAG ACAAGGTATTGTGGCACCTGGCTTGACAGAAGATGAGCTGTGGAGAGCAAAATACATTTATGATTCAGCCTTTCACCCTGACACTGGGGAGAAGATGTTCGTGATCGGCCGAATGTCTGCCCAGGTGCCCATGAACATGACTATCACAGGCTGCATGATGACCTTCTACAG aaCGACACCAGCGGTGCTTTTCTGGCAGTGGATCAACCAGTCCTTCAATGCTATAGTGAACTACACCAACAGGAGTGGGGATGCCCCCATCACTGTCGG CCAGCTGGGAACTGCCTATGTTTCTGCCACCACAGCTGCTGTCGCTACAGCTTTAGGACTTAATTCCCTAGCTAAG CGCGTCTCGCCTCTTGTAGGGAGGTTTGTTCcttttgctgctgttgctgctgccaaCTGCATCAATATTCCACTAATGAGACAAAG GGAAATCAAGTTTGGAATTCCTGTCACGGATGAGAATGGAAAAAGAGTGGGTGAGTCATCCAAAGCTGCTCAGCAGGCAATTGCCCAGGTGGTGATATCCAGGATTctgatggctgctcctggcatgg CAATTCCTCCATTCATAATGAATACCCTGGAAAAGAAAGCCTTTTTAAAG AAATTTCCTTGGATGAACGCTCCTGTTCAGGTTGGAATAGTTGGATTCTG TCTCGTGTTTGCAACTCCCCTGTGTTGTGCATTGTTTCCTCAGAAGAG TTCCATGTCGGTGTCACGCTTGGAGCCAGATTTGCGAGCCAAGATCCGAGCCAGCTACCCTGGCCTAGAACGTGTATACTTCAATAAAGGATTATAA